A genomic segment from Chitinophagaceae bacterium encodes:
- the acs gene encoding acetate--CoA ligase, giving the protein MPNSFQIKTRADYEAAYKKSIENPESFWNDIANTFLWRKPWAKTLEWNFTEPDIKWFSGGKLNITENCIDRHLEKMGDKPAIIWEPNNPEERVRVVTYNRLHKRVCQFAQVLLNNGVKKGDRVCIYMGMVPELAYAVLGCARIGAIHSVIFGGFSAQSISDRLQDANAEFIITCDGAYRGNKDIPLKSVIDDALIGSRQVKKVIVYTRTRTPISMIKGRDVWWEDEMDRAEEMLEAHNGHLPAEEMDAEDPLFILYTSGSTGKPKGVVHTSGGYMVFSAYSFVNVFQYQPGDIHFCTADIGWITGHSYIVYGPLCAGATSVMFEGIPTWPNAGRFWEIIDKHKVNILYTAPTAIRSLMGFGLDPVKGKDLSTLKVLGTVGEPINEEAWHWYNENIGKKRCPIVDTWWQTETGCIMISNIAGVTDSKPTYATLPLPGIQPVLVDENGVEITGNNVSGNLCIKAPWPSILRTTYGDHERCRLNYFSTYPNYYFTGDGALRDENGLYRITGRVDDVLNVSGHRIGTAEVENAINMHSGVVESAVVGYPHNIKGQGIYAFVIYQSSTHNDENLTRADILQTVSRVIGPIAKPDKIQFVSGLPKTRSGKIMRRILRKIAEGEIANLGDTSTLLDPTVVDSIKDGRL; this is encoded by the coding sequence ATGCCAAATTCTTTTCAAATTAAAACCAGGGCCGATTACGAAGCAGCGTATAAAAAAAGTATAGAGAATCCCGAATCTTTCTGGAACGATATAGCTAATACTTTTTTGTGGCGCAAGCCCTGGGCCAAAACCCTGGAGTGGAATTTTACGGAGCCCGATATAAAATGGTTTAGCGGCGGCAAACTTAATATTACCGAAAACTGTATAGACCGGCATTTGGAAAAAATGGGCGACAAACCTGCAATAATTTGGGAACCCAACAACCCGGAAGAAAGGGTGAGGGTAGTTACCTACAACCGGTTGCACAAAAGGGTTTGCCAGTTTGCGCAGGTATTACTCAATAATGGCGTAAAAAAAGGCGACAGGGTTTGTATTTACATGGGCATGGTTCCCGAACTGGCTTATGCCGTTTTAGGATGTGCAAGAATTGGCGCCATTCACTCCGTAATTTTTGGCGGTTTTAGCGCACAAAGTATTTCCGACAGGTTGCAGGATGCCAATGCCGAATTTATAATTACCTGCGATGGCGCTTACCGGGGAAATAAAGATATTCCATTAAAAAGTGTAATTGATGATGCATTAATTGGAAGCCGGCAGGTAAAAAAAGTAATTGTTTATACCCGAACAAGAACACCCATAAGCATGATAAAAGGCCGGGATGTATGGTGGGAAGATGAAATGGACCGTGCCGAAGAAATGCTGGAAGCCCACAATGGCCATTTACCCGCCGAAGAAATGGATGCAGAAGATCCACTATTTATCCTTTATACATCAGGCAGCACCGGAAAACCCAAAGGCGTAGTGCATACCAGCGGCGGCTACATGGTTTTTTCTGCTTACAGTTTTGTAAACGTATTTCAATACCAGCCCGGCGATATACATTTTTGCACGGCAGATATTGGCTGGATAACCGGCCATAGTTATATTGTGTATGGCCCTTTATGTGCCGGAGCTACATCGGTAATGTTTGAAGGTATTCCTACCTGGCCCAATGCTGGCAGGTTTTGGGAAATTATTGATAAACACAAAGTAAATATTTTATACACCGCACCCACAGCCATACGCAGCCTTATGGGTTTTGGCTTAGACCCTGTAAAAGGAAAAGATTTATCTACATTAAAAGTTTTAGGCACCGTAGGCGAACCTATTAACGAAGAAGCATGGCATTGGTACAACGAAAACATAGGGAAAAAGCGCTGCCCCATAGTAGATACCTGGTGGCAAACAGAAACCGGTTGCATTATGATAAGCAATATTGCCGGCGTTACCGATAGCAAACCCACTTACGCAACCCTTCCTTTGCCGGGCATACAACCCGTGCTGGTAGATGAAAACGGAGTGGAAATTACAGGCAATAATGTAAGCGGCAACCTTTGCATAAAAGCGCCATGGCCTTCTATTTTACGCACAACCTATGGCGACCATGAACGCTGCAGACTCAATTATTTTTCTACTTATCCCAATTATTATTTTACCGGCGATGGCGCCTTGAGGGACGAAAACGGGCTGTATAGGATTACCGGCCGGGTAGATGATGTACTCAACGTAAGCGGCCACCGCATTGGCACAGCCGAAGTAGAAAATGCCATTAATATGCACTCCGGCGTGGTAGAAAGCGCCGTAGTGGGTTACCCTCATAATATTAAAGGCCAGGGAATTTATGCCTTTGTTATTTACCAGTCTTCAACACATAATGATGAAAATTTAACCCGTGCCGATATTTTACAAACCGTATCCAGGGTAATTGGGCCCATTGCAAAACCAGATAAAATACAATTTGTAAGCGGGCTTCCCAAAACCAGGAGCGGTAAAATAATGCGGCGCATTTTGAGGAAAATTGCCGAAGGCGAAATTGCCAACCTTGGCGATACATCAACCCTGCTCGACCCAACAGTTGTAGATAGCATTAAAGACGGAAGGCTGTAA